From the Manis javanica isolate MJ-LG chromosome 11, MJ_LKY, whole genome shotgun sequence genome, one window contains:
- the LOC140844406 gene encoding uncharacterized protein has product MTIVEFSNLMEDLENTRANKIFSLPSPSFFKILFNWGGPLPGPRAAFPGNSVSLPCAPAPLRRNWIPRARPRPAANWGGAGINYQPWWARTRMSATPRPERRASPTPQPPNPPPSPPAASSARDKRLRARGRRRRAIRAGRLASDITRKDTPALGAAFTKRPSVRPCAAVRCWSGSSLAGTEPGSAERQDPRSRESGGSEGGRTCADDSMKLSTALLAVPPAGAGPQHQILLFSVLKSATDLGKSQLRKRCR; this is encoded by the exons ATGACAATTGTTGAGTTCTCCAATCTCATGGAGGATTTGGAAAACACAAgggcaaataaaatattttcccttccaAGCCCATCattctttaaaatactgtttaattGGGGAGGGCCCCTGCCTGGACCCCGAGCTGCTTTCCCAGGGAATTCGGTCTCCCTGCCGTGTGCGCCGGCCCCACTACGGCGGAATTGGATCCCCCgcgcccgcccccgccccgccgcgAACTGGGGAGGAGCGGGAATCAATTACCAGCCCTGGTGGGCGCGCACCCGGATGAGCGCAACCCCGAGACCGGAGCGCAGGGCcagccccaccccccaacccccgaATCCCCCGCCCTCCCCGCCCGCCGCCTCCAGCGCGAGGGACAAGCGCCTCCGGGCTCGGGGGCGGCGGCGCCGAGCAATCCGGGCGGGCCGCCTCGCCAGTGACATCACTCGCAAGGATACTCCGGCTCTTGGCGCCGCCTTCACCAAGCGGCCGTCTGTCCGTCCGTGCGCTGCCGTCCGCTGCTGGAGCGGGTCCTCGTTGGCCGGGACAGAGCCGGGCAGCGCGGAGCGACAGGACCCGAGGAGCAGGGAGAGCGGAGGCAGCGAGGGAGGGAGGACCTGCGCGGACGACAGCATGAAATTGAGCACCGCGCTGCTTGCTGTCCCTCCTGCCGGCGCTGGTCCTCAGCACCAG ATTCTCCTTTTCAGTGTTCTAAAGTCTGCTACTGACCTTGGAAAATCTCAACTTAGAAAAAGatgcagatga